The Roseibium sp. Sym1 nucleotide sequence GGAAAATGTCGATGCAGCGGATTGATGCGAGGCCGCCGGTGCGGCTCTTCTGGCTGCAGTCCGGCGGGTGCGGCGGATGTTCCCTGTCTGCGCTCGGCGCGGAAAACCCGGACCTTGTGACGACGATGGAGGCCGCCAATATCGAGGTCCTGTGGCACCCCTCCCTGAGCGAGGCCAGCGGCCGCGAAGTCGTGTCGCTGATGGAGCGGCTGGAAAGCGGGGAAGAGCCGCTGGACATCCTCTGCCTGGAAGGTTCCGTCATGTGCGGACCGAACGGGTCCGGGAAATTCCATATCCTGTCCGGTACCGGACGGCCGATGATGGACTGGATCCGGGCGCTGGCGGAAAAGGCGCGCTACGTGGTGGCCGTCGGTTCCTGCGCCGCCTTCGGCGGGATCACGGCGGCCGGCGACAATCATGTGGAGGCCGTGGGTCTTTCCTATGAAGGCCGCAAACCCGGTGGACTTCTCGGCGGAGACTTCCTGTCCTCTGGCGGATTGCCCGTCATCAACATCGCGGGCTGTCCGATCCATCCCGGGTGGCTGTGCGAGACCCTGCATCAGATTGCGGCGGGGACCTATAACGAAACGGATGTCGACGAATGGGCGCGGCCGCTGTCCTACACGATGCATCTTGTGCACCACGGCTGTGCGCGCAACGAATTCTATGAATACAAGGCCAGCGCGGAGCGTCTCTGCGATCAGGGCTGCATGATGGAAAATCTCGGCTGCAAGGGCACCCAGGCCCGCGCCGATTGCAACATGCGCGCCTGGAACGGCGCCGGGTCCTGCCTCGATGGCGGCTATCCCTGCATCAACTGCACGGCTCCCGAATTCGAGGAGCCGGGGCATGACTTCCTGCGAACGCCAAAAGTGGCGGGCATCCCCGTCGGCCTGCCGACGGATATGCCGAAGGCCTGGTTCGTGGCGCTCGCCTCCCTGTCCAAGGCGGCAACACCCGCGCGCCTGAAGGAAAACGCCACCGCCGAGATGTTGACCGTGCCGCCGTCCGACAAGGGAAAGACCCGGTCATGACGCGGCTGATCGTCGGACCGTTCAATCGGGTCGAGGGGGATCTGGAAGTCCGGATCGACTGCGCGGATGGAAGCGTTCAAAACGCGGAAGTCGTCTCGCCGCTCTATCGCGGGTTTGAGCGCATTCTTCTGGGAAAGCCGCCGCTCGATGCACTGGTCTACGCCCCCCGGATCTGCGGGATCTGTTCCGTGTCCCAATCCGTCGCGGCCGCGCGGGCCCTGGCATCCGCCATCGGTGTGTCGGTGCCCAGGAATGGCGAACTGGCGATCAATCTCGTCCACGCAACCGAGAATGTCGCCGATCACCTGACCCATTTCTACCTGTTCTTCATGCCGGATTTCGCAAGAGAAATTTACCGGTCGGAGCCCTGGTACGAAGACATTCGCGAACGGTTCACGGCGACAAGGGGAACAGCCGTCGAAACGGTGTTGCCGGCCCGGGCCCAGTTCATGCACATCATGGGCATCCTTGCCGGCAAGTGGCCGCACACGCTTTCCATTCAGCCGGGCGGCTCGACGCGGGCCGCGGCGCCCGGAGAAGCCGCCCGACTGGCCGTCATCCTGAAAGCCTTCCGGCGTTTTCTGGAGCGGCAGCTTTTCGGCGATCAGCTGGAACGGGTCGCGGCCCTCGAAAATGAAGAGGCGCTGGTTTCCTGGGCCGGTGAAAGGGCGCCGGAACACTCCGACTTCAGGAGATTCCTGAACCTTTCGGCCGCGCTGGACCTTGCCAGGCTCGGACCGTCATCCGGCAACTATCTCAGCTATGGCGGCTATCACCTCGAGGACACGTCCTTGTTCGGGCACGGGACGTGGCGAAACGGGCAGGCGAATGCTTTCGATCCCGGCGATGTTGCCGAAGATCTGGTCTCGAGCTGGTACAAGACCGACGGTCCGGAACCGCCGGCTTCCGGGACGACGGAGCCGGATGCCGAAAAGACCTCCGCCTATTCCTGGTGCAAGGCGCCCCGTCTTGGCGGCGAGATCATGGAAACCGGAGCGCTGGCACGACAATTGATCAACGGCCATCCCCTGGTCCGGGACCTGGTATCACGCCATGGCGGATCGGTGCACACACGGGTCGTCGCGAGGGTGCTGGAGATAGCCCTTGTGGTGATGGCGATGGAGCGCTGGGTGGCCGCGCTCGAACCCGGCGGACACTTCATCACGCACGGCGACATGCCGAGCCGGGCGGAAGGGATCGGCCTGACCGAGGCTGCGCGCGGTTCCCTCGGCCACTGGATCTCGATCGAGAACGGCCAGATCTCGAACTACCAGATCATCGCGCCGACCACCTGGAATTTTTCGCCTCGGGACAAGGATGGCGTTGCCGGCCCGCTCGAGCAGGCGCTGATCGGCGCTCCGGTGCGCAAAGGCGAGACCGATCCGGTTTCGGTTCAGCATATTGTCCGTTCCTTCGACCCGTGTCTGGTCTGTACGGTGCACTGACATGAGCGCCGGCGACGACACGTTGGAGAAGATCGGAACACGGGTGCGGGTGAGGGGCCTGGTCCAGGGCGTCGGCTTTCGACCCTTTGTCTGGCGTCTTGCGCAAGAGGAGCGCCTCGCCGGGCATGTCCTGAACGACGCGGAAGGCGTGTTGGCAGAGGTCTGGGGCGGCTTTGAGGCAACCGGACGGTTCCTGGAGCGGCTGAAAACGGACAGTCCGCCGCTTTCCCGGGTGGATGAGGTGGTCGCGGAAGCCATCCTTGGCCAAACTCTAACGCTGGACGCGGGGTTCAGGATTGTTTCCAGCGTGGCCGGTGACGTTTCCACCGGGATCGTTCCGGATGCGGCGACCTGTCCGGAGTGTCTCCGGGACACACTCGCCCCGTCGGACCGGCGGCACGGCTATGCCTTTACGAACTGCACCCATTGCGGACCGCGGCTGTCGATCATCGAGGCGATCCCCTACGACCGCGCACATACCTCGATGGCGCCGTTTGTGATGTGTTCCGACTGCCAGGCGGAATATGACAATCCGGCCGACCGGCGGTTCCATGCCCAGCCGAATGCCTGCCCGGCCTGCGGCCCGACCTTATGGTTCGAGGAAAACGGGCAGCGAAACGAGACGCAGAATCCGATCGGGTGGACGGCTCAAAGGCTCGGGTCCGGCCAGATTGTCGCCATCAAGGGGATCGGCGGATTCCACCTTGCGGTCGATGCAACGCGGCCCGACGCCGTCGAGCGGCTGCGTGCGCGCAAGAACCGGCCGCACAAACCGTTGGCGCTGATGGTCGGGGATGTCGAACAGGCACGGGCGATCTGCGAGGTCAACAACGCCGAAGCCGGGTTGCTGACCAGCGGAGCCGCGCCGATCGTGCTCCTGAAGATCCGCGAGGACAACGGTCTGGCCGGCAACCTTGCTCCGGGGCAGGACCGGCTGGGTGTCATGCTGCCCTACACGCCCCTGCATCATCTCCTGATGGCGGAGGTCGGCAAACCCATCGTCCTGACATCCGGTAATCTCTCCGAAGAGCCCCAGGTGATCGACAACAGCGAGGCCCGGACGAAGCTGTCCCGGATTGCGGACGGGTTCTTGATGCACGACCGGGCCATTGTGAACCGGCTGGACGACAGTGTTGTGCGGGTCTCGGCCGCAGGGCGAACGGTTTTGCGGCGGGCCAGAGGCTATGCTCCGGCACCGCTTCCGCTTCCCGGGCCTTTCAGTAAGGCTCCGCAGGTTCTGGCGATGGGTGGCGAGTTGAAGTCGACCTTCTGCCTCTTGCGGGATGGACAGGCCGTTGTTTCCCAGCACATGGGCGATCTGGAGCATCGGCATGCCCTTCAGGACCTCAGGAAGAACCTTGAGCTCTACCGCGGGATCTTCAGGTTCGATCCCGAGATCATCGCCGTCGATGGCCATTCCGATTACCTTTCGTCGCAGCTTGGCAGGCAAATCGCCTCCGAAACCGGGGCACGGGTGATCGAGGTCCAGCATCACCACGCGCATCTGGCGGCCTGCCTTGCGGAAGCCGGCGTCCCGCCCGGTGACGACGAAACGCTGGCGATCATCCTTGACGGCTCCGGCCTGGGGACGGACGGGACGATCTGGGGGGGCGAGCTGCTGCTCGGCGGCTATCGGGGTTTCGAACGTGCCGGACATTTCCTGCCGGTGGCCTTGCCGGGCGGGGCGGCGGCGGTCCGCGAGCCTTGGCGCAATTTGATAGCGCATCTGCAGGCGGCCTTTGGTCCGGGTTATCGATCCATGCTGGAAGGTACCGGGATATTTGACCCGTTGCGGCACAAGAATCTTCCGCTTGTGGACCAGATGGTCTCCAAAGGCGTGAACACGCCGTTTTCCTCCTCTGCGGGCCGGCTGTTCGATGCGGTCGCTGCTGCCCTCGGTGTGTGTGCGGACAAACAGACCTACGAGGGCCAGACGGGGTCCATGCTGGAAACCATGGCGCGCCCCTTTCTGCAAGAAGAGAGCGGCTATCCTGTCCAGACGACCCAGGAGGGCGGCACCATATTGTCGTGGAAGCCGCTCTGGGAAGCCCTGCTTGCCGACTTGAGAGCCGGCGAGGAGAGAGGGCGTATCTCCGCGCGGTTTCATCTTGCTCTGGTTGGCAGTCTTGCCGAAACGGGGTGTCGCATTGCCAGTGCGCATGGTCTGGACAGGATAGCCCTGTCCGGCGGCGTCATGCAGAATTCGATCCTGTCGGACGGACTGGCGGCCCGGATCGAAGCGCAGGGCCTGAAGGTCCTGTTGCCTCGGGACCTTCCTGCCAATGACGGCGGCATCAGTCTTGGCCAGGCAACGATTGCGGCGGCATGCGCAGCTGGATGAGGGACGGGTGCGGGAATAGACGTTTATCGAACTCTTTCTACCCGGCGCGCCGCCGTCCGATTTCGCGGTAAAGCGCTTCCGGGCTGACCGCGATCTGGCGTGCGACCTGGTTCCATTCCCCCTTGGCCGGCAAGGTTCCGTGCCAGGCTAGCCACGCGTCCAGTCTGTCCGCAACGGTCCTGAGAGAAAGAATTTCGCTGCGCAGTCTCGTGGTCTGGATTTCCCTGGCAAGCCTCGCCGCCCAGGCTGCGGCCAGGTCCGGGTTCTCGCGGATGCGCTCCAGGAAAAAGCCGCGTGATATGCCGCGGAGCCCGGCTTCGACATGTGCAATCGCATCGCAGTGATATGCCCTGGCATAGACGGAAGCCTCGGCCAGGATGTCGCCC carries:
- a CDS encoding nickel-dependent hydrogenase large subunit translates to MTRLIVGPFNRVEGDLEVRIDCADGSVQNAEVVSPLYRGFERILLGKPPLDALVYAPRICGICSVSQSVAAARALASAIGVSVPRNGELAINLVHATENVADHLTHFYLFFMPDFAREIYRSEPWYEDIRERFTATRGTAVETVLPARAQFMHIMGILAGKWPHTLSIQPGGSTRAAAPGEAARLAVILKAFRRFLERQLFGDQLERVAALENEEALVSWAGERAPEHSDFRRFLNLSAALDLARLGPSSGNYLSYGGYHLEDTSLFGHGTWRNGQANAFDPGDVAEDLVSSWYKTDGPEPPASGTTEPDAEKTSAYSWCKAPRLGGEIMETGALARQLINGHPLVRDLVSRHGGSVHTRVVARVLEIALVVMAMERWVAALEPGGHFITHGDMPSRAEGIGLTEAARGSLGHWISIENGQISNYQIIAPTTWNFSPRDKDGVAGPLEQALIGAPVRKGETDPVSVQHIVRSFDPCLVCTVH
- a CDS encoding HupU protein, producing MSMQRIDARPPVRLFWLQSGGCGGCSLSALGAENPDLVTTMEAANIEVLWHPSLSEASGREVVSLMERLESGEEPLDILCLEGSVMCGPNGSGKFHILSGTGRPMMDWIRALAEKARYVVAVGSCAAFGGITAAGDNHVEAVGLSYEGRKPGGLLGGDFLSSGGLPVINIAGCPIHPGWLCETLHQIAAGTYNETDVDEWARPLSYTMHLVHHGCARNEFYEYKASAERLCDQGCMMENLGCKGTQARADCNMRAWNGAGSCLDGGYPCINCTAPEFEEPGHDFLRTPKVAGIPVGLPTDMPKAWFVALASLSKAATPARLKENATAEMLTVPPSDKGKTRS
- the hypF gene encoding carbamoyltransferase HypF, whose amino-acid sequence is MSAGDDTLEKIGTRVRVRGLVQGVGFRPFVWRLAQEERLAGHVLNDAEGVLAEVWGGFEATGRFLERLKTDSPPLSRVDEVVAEAILGQTLTLDAGFRIVSSVAGDVSTGIVPDAATCPECLRDTLAPSDRRHGYAFTNCTHCGPRLSIIEAIPYDRAHTSMAPFVMCSDCQAEYDNPADRRFHAQPNACPACGPTLWFEENGQRNETQNPIGWTAQRLGSGQIVAIKGIGGFHLAVDATRPDAVERLRARKNRPHKPLALMVGDVEQARAICEVNNAEAGLLTSGAAPIVLLKIREDNGLAGNLAPGQDRLGVMLPYTPLHHLLMAEVGKPIVLTSGNLSEEPQVIDNSEARTKLSRIADGFLMHDRAIVNRLDDSVVRVSAAGRTVLRRARGYAPAPLPLPGPFSKAPQVLAMGGELKSTFCLLRDGQAVVSQHMGDLEHRHALQDLRKNLELYRGIFRFDPEIIAVDGHSDYLSSQLGRQIASETGARVIEVQHHHAHLAACLAEAGVPPGDDETLAIILDGSGLGTDGTIWGGELLLGGYRGFERAGHFLPVALPGGAAAVREPWRNLIAHLQAAFGPGYRSMLEGTGIFDPLRHKNLPLVDQMVSKGVNTPFSSSAGRLFDAVAAALGVCADKQTYEGQTGSMLETMARPFLQEESGYPVQTTQEGGTILSWKPLWEALLADLRAGEERGRISARFHLALVGSLAETGCRIASAHGLDRIALSGGVMQNSILSDGLAARIEAQGLKVLLPRDLPANDGGISLGQATIAAACAAG
- a CDS encoding Crp/Fnr family transcriptional regulator — translated: MSDDFSSLFETPHGQSRLLDAGNYLFHQGAPVRTLFLVTRGEVQLIRHQEGGAALVLQRAGPGDILAEASVYARAYHCDAIAHVEAGLRGISRGFFLERIRENPDLAAAWAARLAREIQTTRLRSEILSLRTVADRLDAWLAWHGTLPAKGEWNQVARQIAVSPEALYREIGRRRAG